The Toxorhynchites rutilus septentrionalis strain SRP chromosome 3, ASM2978413v1, whole genome shotgun sequence genome includes a region encoding these proteins:
- the LOC129778503 gene encoding protein fem-1 homolog C-like gives MWNEKEIPMNFVSIELITEILAVTDDNCFLSRRMRKHLESLPRIDRKKTVEHQTYIGFLPLFTACNQRNIRIIEYLITVCDASTDQTSYYLCENDRAYNITPLGRACFTGNMPVVECLLRLGCDPNGPFEDGLTPLHIAFRRKKMNVVQYLLDNGADLHRPSYDGTTCLMSVSQSVHLTAYLLKNGADPNACTVHNETALHYSIERRKLETTCLLLQHGADPFHKNSKGADALQMACIYSAAEIVEYLINHYAYSAERLADAYELIGSSFIDFHYDWYKALEYLRKAHFIRTNGSSYIAKRPHTSPRFEFDYAVEYTTREELEEIRSSIDALRMQSLLICERILGIDHEETLRRLLKRGWMYQDVRPQMCFDLWMLLLKIQIDKYSILHTNTKDSAQQIVLMLMTILREPDASANDHEFPLFERALAVFELLTAKIIETRHLIEIQPADLQQQKTYDKIIQYLMYLIYILIDKSSCADEDELIENKVRELVQQDIRCTENKETLLHLTVGGLNKLEEVDWWEDDSTAYTFPDVKMMKLLLKCGADVNARDRTKSTPLHLSAPYDDTEIVKTLLEYGAHIDIPNVYSLRPSELLVSEDSVHDISLGSYISLKCLCANAIIEKDIPYENKFPHALERFIRAHDF, from the coding sequence ATGTGGAACGAGAAAGAGATTCCCATGAATTTCGTAAGCATCGAATTGATCACGGAAATATTAGCAGTAACAGATGATAATTGTTTCTTGTCCCGAAGAATGAGAAAACACCTTGAGAGCCTTCCGCGCATAGACCGTAAGAAAACTGTGGAACACCAAACATATATTGGCTTCTTACCACTTTTCACTGCCTGTAACCAAAGGAATATTCGCATTATCGAATATTTGATAACAGTGTGCGATGCCAGCACCGATCAGACCAGTTACTACCTGTGTGAGAACGATCGAGCGTACAATATCACACCGCTGGGTAGAGCTTGCTTCACCGGAAATATGCCGGTCGTGGAATGCCTCCTACGGTTGGGTTGCGATCCAAATGGTCCCTTCGAGGATGGATTAACACCGCTGCACATTGCGTTCcggaggaaaaaaatgaatgtaGTTCAATATTTGCTGGACAACGGAGCGGACTTACATAGACCGAGCTACGATGGTACGACCTGTCTCATGAGTGTTTCCCAATCGGTACACCTAACAGCTTATCTGCTCAAAAACGGGGCAGATCCCAATGCGTGTACCGTTCACAACGAGACCGCTCTGCACTACAGTATTGAACGACGAAAACTCGAAACAACTTGTCTGCTGCTGCAACATGGAGCTGATCCGTTTCATAAAAACAGCAAAGGAGCTGACGCACTGCAGATGGCGTGCATCTATTCAGCAGCTGAAATTGTCGAATATCTCATTAACCACTATGCATATTCGGCCGAAAGATTGGCTGATGCTTACGAACTCATTGGATCCTCATTTATCGATTTTCATTACGACTGGTATAAAGCATTGGAATATTTGCGGAAGGCTCACTTCATCCGAACGAATGGTTCAAGCTACATTGCGAAAAGACCGCATACTTCACCACGGTTCGAATTCGATTACGCAGTTGAGTATACCACGAGGGAAGAACTGGAAGAAATCAGATCGAGTATTGACGCGTTACGGATGCAGAGTTTGCTGATATGCGAAAGGATTTTAGGAATTGACCACGAGGAAACCTTGCGGCGGTTGCTGAAAAGAGGTTGGATGTATCAGGATGTCCGTCCACAAATGTGTTTTGATCTGTGGATGTTGCTGTTAAAGATCCAAATTGATAAGTATTCCATTTTACACACCAATACAAAGGACTCGGCACAGCAAATCGTATTAATGTTAATGACAATATTGAGAGAGCCGGATGCAAGTGCGAATGATCACGAGTTTCCCTTATTCGAGAGAGCTTTAGCTGTGTTTGAATTACTAACCGCCAAGATCATCGAGACACGACATCTGATAGAGATACAACCGGCCGATTTGCAGCAGCAGAAGACCTACGATAAGATAATTCAATATTTAATGTATCTCATATATATTTTGATCGACAAGTCTTCATGTGCAGATGAGGATGAATTGATTGAAAACAAAGTTCGCGAGTTGGTTCAACAGGATATACGATGTACGGAAAACAAAGAAACATTGCTGCATCTAACCGTTGGCGGTTTAAATAAGTTAGAGGAAGTAGATTGGTGGGAAGATGACAGTACAGCTTACACATTCCCTGATGTCAAGATGATGAAGCTGCTGCTGAAGTGTGGAGCTGACGTCAATGCGAGAGATAGAACAAAATCGACGCCTCTACACCTTTCAGCCCCCTACGACGATACGGAAATCGTCAAAACTTTGCTCGAGTATGGTGCCCACATTGATATACCGAATGTGTACTCATTAAGGCCATCGGAGCTACTCGTTTCGGAGGATTCCGTACACGATATATCACTGGGTAGCTACATCTCACTTAAATGTCTATGCGCGAATGCTATTATTGAAAAAGACATACCCTATGAGAACAAATTTCCCCACGCATTGGAACGTTTTATTCGGGCACATGACTTTTGA
- the LOC129778505 gene encoding protein fem-1 homolog C-like, with the protein MHNQHRFSIELISDDLIMESLTIADDSRFLSPHLTDRIETLPRSLRKLVADRQRDDVTPLFIACHQANLRIIKYLLTVCNATNDLTIYIRNPHRRMNHITPLGNACARGHLSVVKCLIELGCDVDGPFDDGVTPLQMACLMEELTVVQFLIENGADIRKSSYDGTTCLMKAATSVPIMSYLLEKGADALACDLYNKTALHYSIEQRNFEATCLLLRHGADPFLQNRNGDDALQTACIHCADEIVDHLVKQYQYSTARLADAYELIGSSYIDVNFNRDKASEYWLKSHLIRSGGDGYIQKKPQTPPRFAFGDAIEFTTSEELEDIAADEVALDMQSLLICDRVLGIDHEETLRRLLRRGFEYDYSLHFEKCIDLWILALKTQIDKYSILHTATNETAQAIVRLMMEILDRPDNYVTVDDLTLFEGAITVFKMLASKLVETRHLLEVQPVHLKQQENYDRTIHCITHLMRVLLCTSLCEDDDELIEDEVRKLIEQDIRSSINNDTLLHLAVRSSNVLTKGYMRERCPTYSVFPNLEVMEMLIECGADVNAYNDRKCTPLRVASQESDYDGEVVEALVDHGAHMDLTNVEGDRSIKYMISVCL; encoded by the coding sequence ATGCACAACCAGCATAGGTTTTCCATAGAGCTGATCAGCGACGACTTGATCATGGAAAGCTTGACAATAGCAGATGATAGCAGATTCCTTTCGCCTCATCTTACTGACCGAATTGAAACTCTGCCACGTAGTCTCCGTAAGCTAGTGGCAGATAGACAACGGGACGATGTTACACCACTCTTCATCGCCTGTCACCAAGCGAATCTCCGAATCATCAAATATTTGCTAACGGTGTGCAATGCCACTAACGATCTGACGATTTACATCCGGAACCCGCACAGACGGATGAACCATATCACTCCGTTGGGAAATGCTTGTGCGCGCGGACATCTTTCGGTCGTGAAATGTCTCATAGAACTGGGTTGCGATGTGGATGGTCCCTTTGACGATGGAGTGACACCGCTACAAATGGCGTGCCTCATGGAGGAACTGACAGTGGTTCAGTTTTTGATTGAGAATGGAGCGGACATACGGAAGTCTAGCTACGATGGTACTACCTGTCTGATGAAGGCGGCCACATCGGTGCCCATAATGAGTTATCTGCTCGAAAAAGGAGCTGATGCACTTGCCTGTGATCTGTACAACAAAACCGCTTTGCACTATAGCATTGAGCAACGTAATTTTGAAGCGACTTGTCTGCTGTTGCGCCACGGAGCCGATCCGTTCCTTCAAAACAGAAATGGGGATGATGCTTTACAAACAGCATGCATCCATTGTGCAGATGAAATTGTCGATCATCTTGTGAAACAGTATCAATATTCGACCGCAAGATTAGCTGATGCTTACGAACTCATCGGATCATCGTACATCGATGTAAATTTCAACAGGGATAAGGCGTCGGAATATTGGTTGAAATCCCATCTTATTCGGAGTGGTGGGGATGGCTATATTCAGAAGAAACCACAGACTCCACCCCGATTCGCATTCGGAGACGCAATCGAATTTACTACAAGCGAAGAACTGGAAGATATTGCAGCGGATGAAGTGGCTCTAGATATGCAAAGTTTGCTGATTTGTGATAGAGTTTTAGGCATTGACCACGAGGAAACCTTGCGGCGGTTGCTGAGACGGGGTTTTGAGTACGACTACTCCTTACACTTCGAGAAGTGTATTGATCTGTGGATATTGGCGCTAAAAACTCAAATCGATAAGTATTCCATTTTACACACCGCAACCAACGAAACGGCACAAGCCATCGTGAGACTGATGATGGAAATATTGGATAGACCGGATAATTATGTAACTGTTGACGATTTGACATTATTCGAAGGTGCGATAACTGTATTCAAAATGTTGGCATCAAAGCTCGTCGAAACGCGCCATCTGTTGGAAGTTCAACCGGTCCATTTGAAGCAGCAGGAAAACTATGATCGGACCATTCATTGTATAACGCATCTTATGCGTGTTCTACTCTGCACATCCTTATGCGAAGATGACGATGAATTGATTGAGGACGAGGTTCGGAAGTTGATTGAGCAGGACATAAGAAGTTCGATAAACAACGATACGTTGCTACATCTAGCCGTCAGAAGCTCGAATGTGTTAACGAAAGGATATATGAGGGAACGTTGCCCCACGTATTCAGTGTTCCCTAATTTGGAAGTGATGGAGATGTTGATAGAATGTGGAGCGGACGTCAACGCGTACAATGATCGAAAATGTACGCCCCTTCGCGTCGCTTCACAGGAGTCCGATTATGACGGTGAGGTCGTTGAAGCTCTGGTCGACCACGGTGCTCATATGGACCTCACGAACGTGGAGGGCGACCGTTCGATCAAGTATATGATATCTGTTTGTCTATAA